A stretch of DNA from Phaenicophaeus curvirostris isolate KB17595 chromosome 21, BPBGC_Pcur_1.0, whole genome shotgun sequence:
gaaaaagggacgaggaaaagggggaaagggacgaggaggaaagggggaaagggacgaggaaaagggggaaagggacgaggaggaaagggggaaagggacgaggaggaaagggggaaagggacgagggggaaagggggaaagggacgaggggaaaagggggaaagggacgaggggaaaagggggaaagggacgaggggaaaagggggaaagggacgaggggaaaagggggaaagggacgaggggaaaagggggaaagggacgaggggaaaagggggaaaggaacGAGGGGGAAAGGGACGAGGAGGAAAGCGGGAAAGGGAcgaggaggaaaggggaaaagggacgaggaaaaggggaaagggacgaggaaaagggggaaagggaaagaggacGGGGTCGACCCCCGCCCCTCGGCGGCTCCCGCCCGCTGCCCCGGGCCCGCCCCGCCAAGCTgggccccgcccgccgccccgggaAGGCCCTTAGGGGCTGCCAGGCACGAGAGGCGGCGGGATCGGCGGCCCCGGCGCTGCTCACCCGCCGCCTCAGCTCATTTCCTCCGCGGAACCGCAACCCGGACGAACTTCCCCACGCGGGGCCCGCAGCTCCCGGCAACCCCGCGGGGCCGGGACTACATCTCCCGGCATGCCCCGCGGCGCCGAGTCCGTGGCTTACAACCCGCGCTGCCAGGACTACATCTCCCGGCATGCCCCGCGGCGCCGGGTCTGTGTGTGATACCGTGCCCTACCGGTACTAGATCTCCCGGCATGCCCCGCGGCCCAGTGTCTGCGTCTTACAACGTGTCCCGCGAAAGGACTACACGTCCCGGcatgccccgcggccccggctcCGCGGCTTAGACCGTGCGCTGCCTGGACTACAGCTCCCGTGGTGCCCCGCGGCGGCCGGCAGGCGGGAGGCCGCGGCCCCGGGCGATGGCGCAGGCGGCGCTGGGCGCGGCGGGGCTGCACCTGGACGAGCTGAACAAACTGCGGGTGTTGGAGCCGAGCGTGGGGCAGCAGACGGTCCAGCTGCACGAGGAGTGCCGGGACTTCCTGGACAGTGAGTCCCggggctgaggggagggagaggagaaggaggaggaggaggaggccggGGGTGCAGGGCCCCCTCACAGCCGGCCTGGTAGCCTGGAACATCCTGTGTATGAATTTTCCCGGAAACCTTACgtatattctgttactttccatgGACAAATGGAACTTcattgaatcaccaggttggaaaggacccaccgggtcgtcgagtccgaccattcccatcaatcactaaaccacgtccctcagcgcctcatccacccgtcccttaaacccctccagggaaggtgactcaaccccctccctgggcagcctctgccactgcccaatgaccctttctgtgaagaattttttcctagtgtcgagcctgaacctcccctggtggagcttgaggccattgcctctcgtcctgtcccctgtcccttgggagaagaggccagcaccctcctctccacaacctcctttcaggtagttggagagagcaatgaggtctcccctcagcctcctcttctccaggctaaacacccccagctctctcagccgttcctcataaggcctgttctccagccccctcaccagcttcgtttctcttctctggactcgttccagagcctcaacatccttcgtGTGGTGAGGGGCatcttcacaacagtcaaaactcttgctaattcaGAGCAGGCTCCAGCTCAGCCTGACCTTGCGTTTGAGGGAGGGagatgaaggaaggaataaatcattacaTTAAGGGAATGATTTAGcttaagcaataataataagaaCTATTATaaaaagaggaagctgaggggaaaccttgttgctctgtgcagctcctgaaaAGGACAttggagcaaggtgggtgctgggctcttctaaGTATCAAGGGCCAGGATGAGAGGAagcggcctcaagttgtgccaggggaggtttagatagGGTATTAGGATAAActccttcaccaaaagggttcctGGGCATTGgaatggctgcccagggcagtggtggagtcgccatccctggagggatttaaaaaacGGGCAGCGAGGTGCTCAGGAATCAGTAGTGCTCAgggacagttggactcgatgatctcaaaggtcttttccaatcaaatcAAATCTtgaatcaaatcttggccagcttgcagttagAAATAATGTGATcgtaacaggagtttagcttgtttactagttgaaacaaggaACAAATCAAGTATTGAAAGGACAgtccctgcagcaggaacaaaggacagacccgaggaaggagataagattAAGACCATCAGaggcttctgaagacacaaagaaactgtgatgtgCATACAAGAGTGGGCGATAAACTATAAGCTCCCAGAAAAACAATGGATGTGTAACATGCTTCTGGGAATCTATATggatatgtatgtttaaccagtatagaAGTCATGCAACCAGTCTCAGTAGTTGGACATATTAGGTGGATTACCCCATGTGTACCCCAGTGCTGTTTATTAAaagaatacctgcttaataatcaaatttgcagtgattattgagtttggcatcagaaactgcaaacagaggtgattgcAGAAGAAATCTCTGTTCGGCACAGATCACCCTGCACACAAGACGTTATCATCCCCCaggaatgaacagtgtctgaaaatgcactgtttgaaagaaaacatgctgtcagagAGGCATTCTGTCTAATTTTCAAAAAGATACAAttgcttagatgaaacttacctctactttagcttaaatcaaaaatactccactttttgtaacagtaactacttcttgtatcgcTTGCATGGTCCTGCATACAGTACACTCTAAAAACCACAGCACGTGGTGGAAGTGTTGGTCTGCAGAGATGTTTCGAGTCTTaaacttggtattttttttttctttgcagaaatagCAGAGTTTCAAAAAACTGTGGGTAGCTTAATCGAACTTGTTGATCAACTGGCAAAAGCTGCTGAGAGTGAGAAGATGAAGGTAATGAAGCCATTAGTGACTGGCTCGCTGTGTTCTGCTCTGTGCTTGGAAACCAgatctctccctccctcctcccacagCACAAGTCTCTCTTTCTGTCAGGCTCATGCAGGCAGTTCTGTGGTACTaacgtctgtctgtctgtccacaATATGAAAATGTGGTGCTTTGTAGTTAATATCAACACCTAGAGGGCATTTTTTGGCACACTCAGTGCATCCTAtgacttttcatagaatcacagaataaccagtttggaagagacccaccggatcatcgagtccaaccattcctatcaaacactaaaccatgtccctcagcacctcgtccacccgtcccttaaacccctccagggaaggtgactcaaccccctccctgggcagcctctgccactgcccaatgaccctttctgtgaaaatttttttcctaatgtccagcctaaacctcccctggcggagcttgaggccattccctcttgtcctgtcccctgtcacttgggagaagagcccagctccctcctctccacaacctcctttcaggtagttgtagagagcaatgaggtctcccctcagcctcctcttctccaggctaaacacccccagctctctcagccgctcctcataaggcctgatctccagccccgtcaccagcttcgttgctcttctctggactcgctccagagcctcaacatccttcttgtggtgaggggcccagaactgaacacaggattcgaggagcggcctcaccagtgccgagtacagagggagaataacgctgtttctgatccaagccaagatgccattgccCTTTTGTATTTAACAGTATTTAACAGTGCTGCTGCTTATCTGATATTACAGGTAAACAGAAGCTGAATGTTTTAATCACTCCTGCTTGGAAAGCTTTGTCCTCAAGTGGTGTGAGAGGCTATGGGAGGAGGGAGGCTTTCCAAGGACCAGATCAGGCAACAGCTCCGCAACTACCTGTGGGACACTGTGTGACACCCAGTGCTGTGGGGCTTTTCCATGTTAGtgtgaaaatggaaattaatgtTTAGCTCAATTGTAGGTAAttactttttgctttatttgttttggggaaaaaaattgtaactGGAGCGTGTTGCTCTGTAGGACCAGACCCCAGCGCTCAGTTTGTGTTTCCAGAGAAGTCAGTGACTTTTGTTCCTTGAGTTTGAGGGAAATCTCAAATACTGCATCTGCCTGTTCCACCAACCATTCCGTATTCTGATGTTACCCTCGTCTGTTATTAACATGGCTTAGACACTGCAAAATCAACCTTCAAGCAGTGAAAGGGgttagaaaaaatgaaaaccccAACACAACTGCATCTCTGACCATCCTGTTTTGACAGGCTATTGGTGCACGGAATTTGCTCAAGTCCAtagcaaagcagagagaagctCAGGAACAGCAACTTCAGGCATTAATAGCTGAGAAAAAGGTGCAGCTGGAAAGGTAAGGTTTCTGTTCAGTATTTTTGGGGCACTGTGGGGCTGGAAAGGGGATCTCTGTGCCTGGCTGTGGGACGCTGCCAAGCTTGTGCTCAGTCTGCCTGTAGCAAGGGCGTCTCCTGCACCAAGCGCACAAGGAACTGTGCGGAGCCCCTGGAATTAACGTATGCCCTGGTTGCTTCTCACCTCCAACAACTCTGTGCCCAAACCAACAGAGATGGTGCGAAATTGGACAGCTGAAGGAAATAATAAAGCTGTAAAGCGGTGCCACGTGGTGCAGGCACTTCAGAACCGCGTAGTTGAGCTTGTGCAGTGCTGCTTCGTGGGTGACTTGCCCGCAGTCCAGGATTCCTTCCCCACAGAGCAGCGAGCGCTGAACCAGcctgcccagcacagctgctcagcctggttttcttcttccaggtaTCGAATAGAGTACGAGACGCTGTGCAAAACTGAAGCGGACCAGAACGAATTCATTGACCAATTCATCTTTCAGAAATAGAGGATTTTAAGATAAAACCAAACTAACTTGGAAACCTGACCATTCCAGATGCTCGAGTGTTTCAAAAATATGCAACTTTTCACTGTGTGCAAATGAAGAGATGGTTTGTACCAATGGAGGTATCTTTTAATTCAGTGTGACTTATGCTAAATGTGGCAATAAGGAGGGCTTTCCAACAGACGTAAAGACTGTTCTGTCCTTGATTTTATAAAGCTTTATACAGTCAGTAGTTCTAATTCAAATTATAGTTGAATTGATGCTACTGTTGCAATGTTCTATCTCTTGCTTTTTCAACGGTACACTCTTTGAAAGAAATCagggaataaattattttcagacatCCTGGATACAGCAGAATTGGTTGCTTCTACTCTGTTATTTTTGACCTTAAGAGTTAACAACTCCCTGCCTGGTCCTTGTGCTTTTCCTGCCTGTAGTGTCTGTAAAGACACAATAAATGGGCAGCAGTGACTTTTGCCTATAGTGACCGGGGTTATTTTTCCataaagtgaagaaaagaaaccaagccTCCTGCTGAAGTGCAAACAGATCCATTTGCTGTAGATCGTTAAGCAACCGAATACAGCATTGATGGCCTTTTCAGAGCCAGAGAGAGGTTATATTTTATGGCAGTGAAGTCCTGAAATACATGGGCAGTGCCTGTGATCTCACACAGGTCTTCAGGGTCTTGCAGATCAGATGGAGAACTCAAACTCAACCACACAAGCCCAGAGTTTCTGTCTGCAGTATTTTATGGCCAGGAACCTAAACATCCAGTGTGTGTTTAGTGTGCGAACTATCTATGATCACATGGGCATTTGAAGTTCCTTTTTATTAAGTCATTCCCTTAAGAAGATTAAGTGCAGTTTAAtgcatttcattatttatttccatACTAGGAGTGATTTCATGGAAGAGAGAAATGGACAAATTCTTGTTTAGGACTCCTAACTACCTCACAATCCTCTAGGAAGTACGCCTCACTGTCACACAGTGCAAGCCTTAAAATCTGGATTTTGGCACGTTTAGCCCTGATCAGACATTTAGAATTAATCAAAATCAAAGCAGAGCAAAGGAAGGTGAAAATTTAAAGGAAGGTGTGACAAATTTAAGTATTATTAGATGATCTGAAATGCTTCAAACTCACAGCTTTGCAACCTGTGTGTAATCAGCTAGGGATTTTGAAGAATAGGTGCTTGGAAGACAAATTTAGTTAAAAGGTTTTCTCAGTCATCTTGGAAAAGGGGaacttgaaagaaaagcatcagCTGTAGCTCCCCCCATCACACAGTTCCACATGGAATGGTCAGAGTTAATTTTCCCGCTACAGAGTTGCTGGCAGTGGTAGAGGAAGGAGGTCCCGTCACCCCGGAGTGCCGGCATCTGCCAAAGCTGTTTCTGAAGGAGAAGCTTCTCCCTGCAAA
This window harbors:
- the IFT20 gene encoding intraflagellar transport protein 20 homolog isoform X2; the protein is MAQAALGAAGLHLDELNKLRVLEPSVGQQTVQLHEECRDFLDKIAEFQKTVGSLIELVDQLAKAAESEKMKAIGARNLLKSIAKQREAQEQQLQALIAEKKVQLERSDFMEERNGQILV
- the IFT20 gene encoding intraflagellar transport protein 20 homolog isoform X1: MAQAALGAAGLHLDELNKLRVLEPSVGQQTVQLHEECRDFLDKIAEFQKTVGSLIELVDQLAKAAESEKMKAIGARNLLKSIAKQREAQEQQLQALIAEKKVQLERYRIEYETLCKTEADQNEFIDQFIFQK